The following are encoded in a window of Rosa chinensis cultivar Old Blush chromosome 4, RchiOBHm-V2, whole genome shotgun sequence genomic DNA:
- the LOC112198757 gene encoding glycerol-3-phosphate acyltransferase RAM2: protein MATFPTIDKCKSNDRKSATVVVADMVGCLLRDDSSFPYFALIAFDVGGIVRLLLLLLVWPLSRLLYYFVSESAATRVLIFATFAGVNVSKIESAATAVLPKFYSSDLHPDTWRVISACERRCIVTASIPRIMVEPFLKSYLGFDMVLGTEIATYNGIATGFVCPPGVLIGQHKADALHKALGAKAQTDIGIGNKHTDIALIGMCKEGYTVPAKPTLEAVRREELPKPIIFHDGRLVQKPTPLLAFLIILWFPIGFFIACLRIAIMSLLPQSLAYYTSWALGIRVTVNGTPPTLAKHSIGCKNSGQIFISNHRTVLDAFFIYLALGYPITGPTYSTTRLLEFLSPFKVVRISRNREQDAATIKKLLQEGNNIYLCPEGTTCREPYVLRFSALFAELSDQLVPVAIVSHQSVFHGTTVRGWKAMDPFFFSMNPFPSYEVTFLNKLAPEQTCNATSGKTSFEVANYVQRIIAATLSYECTRLTRKDKYRVLAGNDGNVVRTA from the exons ATGGCCACATTCCCAACTATTGACAAATGCAAATCAAATGATCGGAAAAGCGCGACGGTTGTGGTAGCTGACATGGTTGGATGCTTGCTCAGAGATGATAGCTCTTTCCCTTACTTTGCCCTCATCGCATTTGATGTTGGTGGGATCGTAAGGCTCCTCTTGCTACTCTTAGTTTGGCCATTATCTAGACTCCTCTATTACTTTGTATCAGAATCCGCAGCAACAAGAGTCCTTATCTTTGCAACATTTGCTGGTGTGAATGTGTCTAAGATCGAGTCAGCGGCAACAGCCGTGCTGCCCAAGTTTTACTCGAGTGATCTACACCCCGATACTTGGCGTGTGATTTCTGCATGTGAAAGGCGGTGTATTGTCACTGCAAGTATTCCGAGGATCATGGTGGAGCCATTTCTCAAGAGTTACCTTGGATTTGATATGGTTTTGGGGACTGAGATAGCAACTTATAATGGGATAGCCACTGGCTTTGTTTGCCCACCTGGAGTACTCATAGGACAGCATAAAGCAGATGCTCTTCATAAGGCTCTCGGAGCGAAAGCCCAGACAGATATTGGAATTGGCAATAAGCACACTGATATTGCTTTGATTGGCATGTGCAAg GAGGGTTATACAGTGCCAGCCAAACCCACACTAGAAGCTGTGAGAAGGGAGGAGCTCCCAAAGCCCATCATCTTCCATGACGGTCGCCTAGTCCAAAAGCCAACACCTCTCTTAGCGttcctcatcattctttggttCCCCATaggtttcttcattgcttgcTTGCGAATTGCTATTATGTCGCTCCTTCCTCAGAGCCTCGCCTACTACACCAGTTGGGCACTTGGTATTCGTGTCACTGTGAATGGCACCCCACCTACATTGGCTAAACACTCTATTGGTTGTAAAAACTCTGGTCAGATATTTATCTCAAACCATAGAACCGTTCTTGATGCATTTTTCATCTATCTTGCCCTAGGCTACCCAATAACCGGTCCCACGTACTCAACCACTCGACTCTTGGAGTTCCTTTCACCATTCAAGGTTGTCCGAATAAGTCGTAACCGAGAACAGGATGCGGCCACAATCAAGAAGCTTCTACAAGAAGGTAATAACATATATCTTTGCCCGGAGGGAACCACTTGTAGGGAACCATATGTTTTAAGGTTTTCGGCATTGTTTGCTGAATTAAGTGACCAACTTGTCCCTGTGGCTATCGTTAGCCACCAGAGCGTGTTTCATGGAACCACAGTTCGAGGGTGGAAAGCAATGGACCCGTTTTTCTTCTCGATGAACCCGTTTCCATCATATGAAGTCACATTCTTGAATAAGTTGGCTCCAGAACAAACATGCAATGCTACTTCTGGAAAGACTAGCTTTGAGGTAGCAAATTACGTACAAAGGATTATAGCTGCAACTCTTTCTTACGAGTGCACTAGGCTTACAAGGAAGGACAAGTATAGGGTTCTTGCGGGGAATGATGGGAATGTGGTTAGAACagcttaa